The stretch of DNA AGGCCAAGAGCTTCGTGAAGGCGTGGAAGTCGCACACGGGGCTGAAGGGCGAGGCGCCGCTCCCGTTCGACTACGAGAAGGAGCTCATCGGGGGCAGGACCCCGTGTCTGGAGGGGCAGAAGAACTTCATCGAGGCCGGCCGGGACATGGGCTTCCGCTACGACACCAGCGGCGTCAACGACCAGGTGTGGCCGAAGAAGAAGCAGGGCCTCTGGGACCTGTCGATGCAACTGGTGCCCGTCCCCGGCCGCTCCTTCGAGACCCTGACCATGGACTACAACTTCATGGTCAACCAGTCGGGCACCGCCACCCAGGGCGACCCCGACAAACACGCCTACTGGGGTGACCAGATGCGTGACGGGCTGCTGCAAGGGTTCGAGCGCGCCTACCGGGGCAACCGCGCTCCTCTCGTCATCGGCAACCACTTCGAGTCGTGGAACGGCGGCGCCTACATGCGGGCCGTCGAGCAGACCATCGAGCGGGTCTGCACCCGCAGCGAGGTGCGCTGCGTGTCGTTCCGTCAGCTCGCCGACTGGCTCGACGCCCAGGACCCGAAGCTGCTCGCCCGTCTGAGCGGCCTCGGCGTCGGAAAGGCCCCGAAGGAAGGCTGGGCGTCGTTCCTCTCCGCCCGGCCCGCACCGGCTCCCAAGGGCGTGCCCGGCGCCCCGGCGGTCAAGCCGGCTGAGCGGTAGCGGCGGAGGCCTCCCGACTTCCTCTCAGGGTGGCCGTCCCGCCCTCCCGCAGGACGAAAGCGGGGTCGACCTGTGCGGCCAGGTCGGCCCCGGTCCGCTCGTTGCCCCAGCTCTTCGCGTTCTTCAGATGGAAGTGCACGGTCTGCCGGGTGAAGCGCTCCCAGTCGCGCCGCCCGTACGACGCGTCCACCGTGGCCCTGAGGGTGCGCAGCGCGGCCCTGTTGGGCTCTTCCAGGGTGTCGAAACGGGCGGGCCGCCCCTTCTCCATGGCCCGTACCCAATCGGACTGGCCGAAGGGGACGAGGAAGTCCTCGCCGGTCTCCTCCCGCAGGAAGTCGATGTCGTCCTGACCCTGCACCTTGTTGCCGACGACCTTGAGCGCGACCCCGAAGTCCCGTGCGTACTCCTTGTACTGCCGGTAGACCGATACGCCCTTGCGGGTCGGCTCCGCCACCAGGAACGTCATGTCGAAACGGGTGAACATGCCGGAGGCGAAGGAGTCGGAACCCGCGGTCATGTCGACGACGACGTACTCGTCACGCCCGTCGGCGAGATGGTTCAGGCACAGCTCGACCGCTCCGACCTTGGAGTGGTAGCAGGCCACACCGAGGTCGGCCTCGGTGAACGGGCCCGTGGCCATCAGCCGGACCTCACCGTCGTCCAGCGCGACGCGGCGGGCACACGCGTCGTACACCGGATTGTCCTCGCGCAGCCGGAGCAGCCGTGAACCCTCGCCCGGCGGGGTGGTCTTGATCATCGTCTCCGCGCCGGTGATCCTGGGGTTGCTGCCGCGCAGATAGTTCTTGATCAGCGAAAGCCTGGCACCCATCGCGGGAAGCGAGGCGGCCTCCTCCTCGTCGAGGCCGAGGGCCGCTCCCAGGTGCTGGTTGATATCGGCGTCCACAGCCATGACGGGGGACGTGGTGGTGGCGAGGTGGCGGATGAAGAGCGACGACAGCGTGGTCTTGCCGCTGCCGCCCTTCCCGACGAAAGCGATCTTCATGTTCACCAAGGGTAATGGCTGGATAGCACCGCGTGCCCGCCGATCGTGAAGAAGACCACTCCTTCGAGGGGCTGGGACCCTGGGTGCGTAGGGTCGTACTCATGAGTACGACAGGCTCGACCGCCGATCCGCTCGCCGTCCTCGGGGACCTGCCGGGCGTGGCCGAATCCGTGGACTCCGTACGCAAGGCCGTGGACCGCGTGTACGGCCACCGGGTCATGCGGCGGCGCTCCCACGAGATCACCTCCGAGGCGGCGCTGCGCGGAGCGCGTGGTTCCGCCGCGCTCTCCGGCGCCGACTGGGCGCTGGAGGAAGTGCGCAGGCGCACCGACTTCGGAGCGGGCGCCGGTGTCGAGGCGTTGACGGTGGGCGCGGCGCTGCGGCTGTCGGCCGAGGCCGGGCAACTGCTGTCGATCTGGCAGCAGTCGCCGCTTCGGGTCCTCGCGCGGCTGCACCTGGTCGCGGGTGCGGGAGCGGACGCGGCGGGGGAGCGGGTGGGCAGGCCGAGACTGGCGGGCGAGCCCGTGGACGAACCGCTGGTCGAACTGGAGCTGCCGGGTGCGGACGAAGTGGCCGGCCGGCTCGAAGGGCTCGCCGCCCTGGTCACGGCGGGCAGCTCCGCTCCCGCGCTGGTCATGGCCGCCGTGGTGCATGGCGAACTTCTCGCGCTGCGGCCGTTCGGCTCCTGCAACGGCCCGGTCGCGCGCGCCGCCGAGCGGATCATCCTGGTGGGCAGCGGCCTCGACCCGAAGTCGGTCTGCCCGGCCGAGGTGGGCCACGCCGAGCTGGGCAGGGCCGCCTATGTGGCCGCGCTCGAAGGGTATGTCTCGGGTACGCCGGAGGGGATGGCCGCGTGGATCACGCACTGCGGCAGGGCGGTGGAACTCGGCGCGCGGGAGTCGACGGCGGTGTGTGAGGCGATGCAGCGCGGAGCCGCCTGAACCAGCCGTGAGCGGAACCAGCCGTGAGCGGCAGGCCGCCGCCGGGCTGACGCGAACACGGCGGTACGCCAAGGCGTACCGCCGCCGCCCATGTCCGCCGGGTTACCAAGCGTCCTCGTGTATTGCCCATCAGGTCGGGACTTCGCCCGTCGCCTGGTGCGGCTGGCCCGTAATCGACGGGTCGACGTCGCGTGGGTGCTCGGCGGCCATGGTTGGTCCGTGGGGCCTTGCTGCGTGCAGGTCATCCTCGCGGATGTCCCTGGTCTCGCGGGCCGTTGATTCCTTTGTACTCCCGGGCGCAGCGATACGGAACCCCCGCTCGTATTTCTTTGCCTTCGACGTCAAACCAGCATGAATCGGGCGGGGATGTGCGGACGGCGAGCGGAGGGAGGGGCCCTCCGTGTGCGTCCTCCGCGTGAGCTTTCCGTGGGCGGTTGCCGGCGTCGTGGCTCCCGTGCGGCCGTGTGTCAGCTCGCCCCGGCGGATGTGCGCCGACGACTCGTGTACCAGACGAACCCCGCCGCCGCTGCCGCGCCGACGGCCGCGGCCGCCATCAGGGCCGGTCGGGGCGGCACCGAGAACGTGGGCAGCCGTTGCTTCAGCCGCACCGGACGGTGGAAGTCGAGAACCGGCCACCCGCGCGTGGCGGCTTCTTTGCGCAGTGTCCGGTCGGGGTTGACCGCGAACGGATGCCCGACCGCCTCAAGCATCGGGATGTCCGTGGCCGAATCGCTGTACGCGTAGCAGCGCGTCAGGTCGTAACCCTCGGACTCCGCCAAGTCCCTGACGGCCTGCGCCTTGGTCGGGCCGTACGCGTAGTACTCCACCTCGCCGGTGAAACAGCCGTCGTCGCCCACCACCATGCGGGTCGCCACCACACGGTCGGCGCCCAGTAGCTCACCGATCGGTTCGACCACCTCCGCGCCGGAGGTGGAGACGATCACCACATCACGGCCCGCGGTGTGGTGCTCCTCGATGAGGGAGGCGGCCTCGTCGTAGATGATCGGGTCGATGAGGTCGTGCAGCGTCTCCGCCACGATCTCCTGGACCTGTCGTACATTCCATCCCCGGCACAAGGCCGAGAGATAGGAACGCATACGTTCCATCTGGTCGTGGTCGGCGCCGCCCACGAGGAAGACGAACTGGGTGTACGCGGTCCGCAGTGCGGCCCTGCGGTTGATCAGTCCGCCTTGGTAGAACGACTTGCTGAAGGTGAGCGTGCTCGACTTCGCAATGACCGTCTTGTCCAGGTCAAAGAAGGCCGCTGTCCGGGGCGAGGAGTGGTTTTCCACATGCCCGAGCATAGGCGCCCACCATTCGGCGTAAGCTCCCGCGTGTGGGTTTGCCTGAGAAGGCTCTCGGGTACACCATGGAAGTCACGGATCGTTCGCGACCGTGTCTACCCGGCCCGACTCCTCCCCCCCCCCGAGTCGGCCGTGGAGACGACCCCCGCTCTCCCCCCCGGCGGGGGTCGTCGCATGTCCGGACCCGTTTCGGTCCCACATCCCCCTCCTCGTCCGCTCGGCCGCCCGCGTGGCTTCGCGCTCCGACTGTCTGCACGCGAGGCCTAATCCGTCACTGTACGTAACTGACGGGCTGCGCTGCGGGAAAATGCAGGGTTGTCACCGGTATGGGTGAGCGAGTTATTCACAACCGCCGAGTTGTCCACAGTTCTTTACCAAGATCCACACGATTTCCCGAGTCAGTGCACGGTGATTCCTGACCGCGAAGAACTCGGCCCTCCCGCGAAGTGCGGGAGAGGGCCAAGACGAGTGCATTCGCGGAGTTCAGGAAGTTCACCGGGGGCTCGCACGGGCCCCTTGAAGATGAAGGGGGCGTGGAGATCATGACGGGGGACAGCGCATTCGAGCCACCGTTCGCGGCGAGCACGGCACGCGGCGGACCATTGATCGTCACAGAGGATCCTGACCTGCTCGACGACCTGCTCCGGCTCTGCGCCGCGGCGGGCACCCGGCCGGAAGTGCACCACGGGGTGCCACGGGAGCGCGGCCGTTGGGAAGCCGCCCCACTCGTTCTCGTGGGCGACGACGCGACGGCGCGCGTGAGTGGTGCGGCCCGCAGGCGAGGAGTGCTCCTCGTGGGGCGCGACCAGGACGACCCGGAGGTGTGGCGGCGCGCGGTGGGGATCGGCGCCGAGCATGTCCTTCTCCTGCCCGACGCGGAGGAGTGGCTGGTCGACCGCATCGCGGACCTGGCGGAGGGGACGGGTGCGCCCGCTCTCACGGTCGGTGTCATGGGCGGCAGCGGAGGGGTCGGCGCCTCGACACTGTCCTGTGCCCTTGCCATCACGGCCGCCGCGGCCGGTCGCCGGAGTCTGCTGGTCGACGCGGACCCGCTCGGCGGGGGGCTCGATGTCCTTCTGGGCGGCGAAGGCGCGGAAGGGCTGCGGTGGCCCGCGTTCGCGCGGTCGAGAGGGCGCGTGGGCGGAACGGCGCTGGAGGAATCGCTGCCCGAGCTCCACGGGCTGCGCCTGCTGAGCTGGGACAGGGGCGACAGTGTGCACCTCCCGCCCCAGGCCGTGAGGGCGGTGCTCGCCGCGGCGCGAAGGCGGGGTGGAGTGGTCGTCGTGGATCTGCCACGCCGTATCGACGAGAGCGCCACAGAGGCTCTGGCTCAGTTGGATCTTCTGCTGCTGACCGTTCAGGGAGAGCTGCGAGCGGTCGCCGCCGCCCGGCGCGTCGCCTCGTTGCTGAGCATGGTGGTGCGTGATGTGCGCGCCGTGGTGGCGCCGAGTCCCGCGGGAGTGCGCCCGGGACTCGAAGCCGCCACGGTGGCGGACCTGCTCGACATGCCCCTGGCAGGAGAACTCCCCCATGAGCCGGGCCTCCTGGCCGCGCAGACCGAGGGAGCCCCGCCGGGTTCCGTCAGGCGTGGACCGCTCGCCGGGTTCTGCGAGGCGTTCTGGGAGCGCCTCCCCGAGGCAGCCACCCCAGGTGCTCCGGCGGGGCAGGGCGGATCACCGCGGATGTCGGGGCCTGGCGGACGGTCCGACTCCTTCGAGCGCGGGACGGCGCCGTGAACAGGCACGGGCGACGACGGCCACCGGCGCCCAGGACCCTCGGGTTCCTCGGCCTCGGGTGGGTACCGGCCCGGTTGTTGACCGCCCTTTCCGAAGCGGGGCTCGTCGGCGACCGGCCGAAAGAAGGAGGAAGGCGAACAGGCGACGGTCGGCCGAAAGGCGTGCCAGGTGGCGGTCCGAAAGGAGGGACAGGTGGAGGCGCGACGGCGGCCGGTGGGAAACGGCGAGGACGCCAGGGGCTCCGGTGCCCGAAATGTAGAGGCGGGGCCACGCGGCGGGCACGTCTCGCGATCCTTTCGCAGGACGGCGATGGCGTGACCGGCTCCAGGGCCGAGGCCGATGGGCAGAGGTGGCGGAGTGGCCGAGACGTGACCGGCTCCAGGCCCGCCGAACGGGGATCGCGGGGCGACGGAGACGTGCCCGTGCCCCGAACCGGCGGGGGCGAGCGGCGGGACGGAGGAGGGGGCGTATGAGCACGGTGGTGGCGGACGGGCTGCTCGACGGCGTGCGGCAGTGGCTAGCGGAACGCGGAGCGGAGCCGACACCCGCACGCGTGGCACAGGCCCTGCGGGAACAGGGCCGGGTGCTGGGCGATTCGGAAGTGCTGCGCGCGGCCGGGCGGCTGCGCTCCGAACTGGTCGGCGCGGGCCCTCTTGAGCCGCTGCTCGCCGACCCGGACGTCACCGACGTCCTGGTGGCCGGGCCCGACCGGGTCTGGGTGGAGCGCGGCGGCGGACTGGAGCTGACATCCGTGCGGTTCACCGACGCCACGGCGGTGCGCCGACTCGCGCAGCGGCTCGCGGCGGTCGCGGGCAGGCGACTGGACGATGCCAGGCCCTGGGTGGACGCCCGGCTTCCCGACGGCACCCGGCTGCACGCCGTGCTGCCGCCCGTCGCCGTCGAATCCACCTGCCTCTCCCCGCGGGTGGTCAGGCCCAGAGCCTTCACACTCGCGGAACTCATCGAGGCGGGCACCGTCCCGCCCGGAGGGGACACCGTGCTGCGGGCCCTGATCGACGCCCGACTGTCCTTCCTGGTCAGCGGTGGTACAGGCTCGGGCAAGACGACCCTGCTCAGCGCACTGCTCGGGCTGGCGGGCCCCGGTGAACGGATCGTCCTCGCCGAGGACTCCGCGGAGCTTCGCCCGGAACACCCGCACGTCGTACGTCTGGAGACCCGTCCGGCCAACCAGGAGGGAGCGGGCCTCGTCACCCTTCGGGACCTCGTCAGACAGACGCTGCGGATGCGTCCCGACAGGCTCGTCGTCGGCGAGGTGCGTGGTGCGGAGGTCGTGCATCTCCTCGCCGCCCTCAACACCGGCCACGCCGGCTGCGGCACGGTGCACGCCAACACGGCCTCCGACGTACCCGCCCGTCTGGAAGCCCTGGGCACTGCGGCCGGGCTCGACCGGGCGGCCCTCCACAGCCAACTGGCCGCAGCGCTCGCGGTTGTACTGCATCTCGTACGGGACGGTGCGGGCCGCCGTCGCATCGCTGAGCTGAGGGTGCTTGACCGGGACCCCTCCGGGCTCGTGGTGACGGTTCCCGCGCTGCGCGGAGGAGGCGGCGGGTTCGTGCGCGAGAGGGGCTGGGAACGGCTCAGGGGGTTGCTCACGGGCTCTGCGGCGTGCGGCAGGGCGTCGGGCGCGGGTGAGTTGGAAAGGGCGGTCCTGTGATCCGGGGAGCGGCGACGCTCGGGTCGTTCGCCGACGGGGGAGGGAGGGGCTTCGGCCTCGGAGGGATGGACATCGGCCGTGGTGGGACGGGCTTCGGCCTCGGACTAGGCGGGACGGGTTCCGGCCTCGGAGGGATGAACATCGGCCGTGGTGGGACGGGTTCCGGCCTCGGTGGGCCCGTTGCGGTGGGCGAGGCCGTCGGAGGACATGCCGTGCCGGGGACGGGACTGTCGGACGCGCTGGTGACGGCTGCCATGGCCGGGACGCCCCACGGGGGACCGCTGGCGGCTCTGACCGTGACCGCGGCCCTGCTCTTCGCCGGTGCGGCGGCCTGGACGTGGGACACGGGAGACAGCAGGCGCACGCGGCACGCCCTGCTGGTCCTGGAGGGCCGGTCCCTCCCCGCGCCGGGGCTGGCGATCCTGACGCGGTGGTACGCGTGGCTGCGGTGCCACCTGCGGCGTGAATGGTCGTGCGTGGCGGTCGGAGCGGTCGTCGCCGTGCTCGGCGCCTCACCACTGCCGCTGCTCCTGGGCGGCGCGGCGGTCGTACCGGTACGCGGGGCACTGCGGGCGCGGGAGGAGAAAAGGTTGCGCGATATCCGCGCAGACGCCGTGATCACGCTGTGCGGGGTACTCGCGGGCGAGGTCAGAGCAGGCGGGCAGCCGGGACAGGCGCTCCTGATCGCGGCGCGCGAATCCGGCGGTCTTGGGGACGCCGAGCCCGCGGTGCTGGCGGCGGCACGCTTCGGCGGCGACGTTCCGGAGATGTTGCGGCACGCGTCGGACCAGCCGGGCGCGGAGGGACTGCTCGGCCTGGCCGCGTGCTGGCGGGTGGCCGTCGACCGGGGCGCGGGCCTGGCGAACGGCCTGGAACGGCTTGAGGCGGTGCTCCGCTCCGACCGTGACCAAAGGGCTGACCTGAGAGCGCAGTTGGCGGGCGCCCGATCCACAGCGGTACTGCTCGCCTTCCTGCCCGTGATGGGGCTGGCGCTTGGTACCGCGCTCGGCGCGGAGCCCTTGCGGGTGCTGTTGCACACCCCGGCGGGGCTCGGCTGCGTGGCGGTCGGTGGCCTGCTCGAAGCCACCGGTCTCTGGTGGGCGCTGGCGATCGTCGGAAGGGCGGAAGGCGGCGGGAACGCGGAAGCGCGGAAGAGGAGGCCGTCGGCCGGACAGGGGGAGGTACGGCGACGCACGGTGGGCGGGCGCGAGCGGGGCGCGTATGGCGGGCATCGCGAGTGGGGCGCGCGGGGCGCACTGGCGAAGGCGGGGACAGAACGATGACAGGGAGGCGGTTGTGGAATTGAGACTCGGCGCGGAAGTTGTCCACAGGCTGGGGGTGGCGCTGTGGGCCGGTATGGCCGTGGCCTTCCTGGCGACGGTACTGAGCGTGCGGCGAGAGGAACGCGTGACAGGACGGCGGCTCGATCGGATCCGGATGAGGGGCGTCTCGGGCGGTTCCGGCCGAAGATGGCCGGCGAGTGGCGCGGGCGCGGCCCGGAAATACCTACCGGTGGTGGGCGTGGTGGCAGGCGGTTACGCGCTTGTGGGCGGCTTCGTGGGGCTGTTGGTCGGATTGGTGGCCGCTGGGGGCGTGGAGTGGCAGCGGAGGCGGGTGGCGGTCCGTGACCCTGGTGATCGGGAGGCGGACAACGACTTGGCCGCTGCGAGAGCGCAACTGCCCCTGGCCGCAGACCTGTTGAGTGCATGCATCGCGGCCGGCGCCGGTCCGGTGGCCGCCGCCCGAGCGGTGGGGGAGTCCCTGGACGGGCCGGTCGGCGTACGGCTGGCCCAGGCGGCGGCCGAGGTCAGACTCGGTGGCGAGCCCGCTGAGGCGTGGCGGCGCGTCGGCGCGCTGCCCGGCGCCGCCGCGCTGGCCCGGTTGCTCGAACGCTCCGGTGAGTCCGGAGCGCCCGCCGCCGAGCCCGTCGCCCGCCTCGCGGCCGAGTGCCGGGCGGAGTGGGCGCGGGACTCCACGGCACGGGTGCGGAGGGCGGCGGTCCTCGTCACCGCACCGGTGGGGCTGTGCTTCCTGCCCGCCTTTCTCACGGTGGGGGTGGTGCCCGTGCTGATCGGGCTGACGGGGGATCTGCTGCAAGCGGGCATCGGCAAATGAAGCTGTGGCCCGGGGCGTACGGCCTGTGGAGGCGCGCGCCCCGGACGAACCACTACAACGCATCGAGCGACAGACGGGTCGGCCGACAGACAGGTCGACGGACAGACGGGTCGACGGACAGACGGGCCGACCGACCAACGGATCGGCCAGCAATCAGTAGGGGGTTGTCTCACATGGGGGATGTCGAAATGAAGGTGTGCGTGCAGGTGCGCCGGACGGGGCGCCCGACTGTTCGGCGGTCCGTGCGGTCCGTGCGGTCCGGGCGAACCGTGCGGTCCGTGCGGTCCGTGCGATTCGGGCGAACCGTGCGATTCGGTGGGCGAGTGGCGGGTGTCGGGGTCAATCAGCCGGCGGGTTCGGCGCCTGATGACGTGGCGGTGCTGGACGGGGACTCCCCGTTGGGACGGCGGACCCGTTCGTGGACGTGGGCGTGGACGTGGGTGTGGTCGCGTTCGTGGTTGGGCGCGCGGGTGGCGAAGGGCTCGGGAGCGGCGAGGGACGCGGGGGTGGTGACATCGGAGTATGCGATGGCGCTGTTGGCCGCGGTGGGCTTCGCGGCGGTGCTCTACAAGATCGTGACCGGTGGGGCGGTACGAGCCGCTCTGGAGTCGCTGGTCGGGCGGGCCCTCGGTGGCTAGGGCCTTGTCGGACCGGGGAGCCGTGACAGCGGAGGCGGCCGTTGTCCTGCCCGCGCTCGCGCTGTTCGTGATGGCGTTGCTCTGGGCGCTGATGGCCGCTGCGGCCCAGATCCAATGTGTGGACGCGGCGAGGGCGGGCGCGCGTTCAGCGGCCAGACAGGATCCGGCGGAGGTCGTGACGGAGACTGCCCGTGGGGCCGCGCCCCGGGCGGCGGAGGTGACGGTGCGGCGGGCAGACGGACTGGTACGGGTGGCAGTGCGGGCCCATGCGCCAGGGCCGGGGCCGCTCGCCCTGGAACTCAGGTCAGAGGCGGTGGCACAGGTGGAGGAGACGGTCGGCGCGGGCACCGGGGGCGGCGGATACCGAGGCTCCGGCACGGGGGCCGGCTCCGGCACCGGCACCGGCCCCGGACCCGGACCCGGGAACGGCACCGGACCCGGAGCAGAGAACGGTACTGGCGGCGATGTCGAAGCTGAACCCGGTGTCGTAATCGGCCCAGGTGTCGGTGGTCGGTCCGGGACCGGTGCGGGTCTTGGCGCCGGTATGAAGCCGGGGGCAGTGGACGGTCGGCCGGTCGGCACGGATGGTCTGACGTCGCGAGAACCGAGGGTGAGCCGAGCCGCGAGGTCACGAATGTCGGAAGGGCGCAGCGGATCGGCGAAGGGCCGAAGTGGCGCGTCGGGAGGTCGGCAAGGCCCGGTGGAGGTCCGAAGTGGCGCGCCTGGGTGCCGACATGGCGTTGCGGAGGGCCGCAGCTGCGCGTGGGGAGGTCGGCATGGCGCCGTGGAAGGCCGAAGAGGAGGGCCGGATGGTCGTCGTGGTGCGACGGACAGCCGATGGAGCTTGTCGGAAGGCCGACGCGGCACGGACGCATCGGCGTTCGGGACGGAGGCGGCCAAGTGACGATCAAGCCCGTACGCGGGAGAAGCGGGACAGGCGGGGTGCCCGGGGCAAGCGGG from Streptomyces tsukubensis encodes:
- a CDS encoding polysaccharide deacetylase family protein, which translates into the protein MAATRRITAGVTVAAACAVALAGCGEQPREERPVPPKKAAPAPAPKNAVRLIGDGSTAFTGSQPRLARPERLRPGQKPPQFVVFSWDGAGEDSQKLFSHFRKVAKANKATMTYFLSGVYMLPEEERNLYHAPQHSSGRSDIGFNDRTGIANTVAQLRGAWLEGNEIGTHFNGHFCGKDGGVGQWSVDEWKSEIRQAKSFVKAWKSHTGLKGEAPLPFDYEKELIGGRTPCLEGQKNFIEAGRDMGFRYDTSGVNDQVWPKKKQGLWDLSMQLVPVPGRSFETLTMDYNFMVNQSGTATQGDPDKHAYWGDQMRDGLLQGFERAYRGNRAPLVIGNHFESWNGGAYMRAVEQTIERVCTRSEVRCVSFRQLADWLDAQDPKLLARLSGLGVGKAPKEGWASFLSARPAPAPKGVPGAPAVKPAER
- a CDS encoding ATP-binding protein, which gives rise to MKIAFVGKGGSGKTTLSSLFIRHLATTTSPVMAVDADINQHLGAALGLDEEEAASLPAMGARLSLIKNYLRGSNPRITGAETMIKTTPPGEGSRLLRLREDNPVYDACARRVALDDGEVRLMATGPFTEADLGVACYHSKVGAVELCLNHLADGRDEYVVVDMTAGSDSFASGMFTRFDMTFLVAEPTRKGVSVYRQYKEYARDFGVALKVVGNKVQGQDDIDFLREETGEDFLVPFGQSDWVRAMEKGRPARFDTLEEPNRAALRTLRATVDASYGRRDWERFTRQTVHFHLKNAKSWGNERTGADLAAQVDPAFVLREGGTATLRGSREASAATAQPA
- a CDS encoding Fic family protein, with the protein product MSTTGSTADPLAVLGDLPGVAESVDSVRKAVDRVYGHRVMRRRSHEITSEAALRGARGSAALSGADWALEEVRRRTDFGAGAGVEALTVGAALRLSAEAGQLLSIWQQSPLRVLARLHLVAGAGADAAGERVGRPRLAGEPVDEPLVELELPGADEVAGRLEGLAALVTAGSSAPALVMAAVVHGELLALRPFGSCNGPVARAAERIILVGSGLDPKSVCPAEVGHAELGRAAYVAALEGYVSGTPEGMAAWITHCGRAVELGARESTAVCEAMQRGAA
- a CDS encoding HAD family hydrolase; translation: MLGHVENHSSPRTAAFFDLDKTVIAKSSTLTFSKSFYQGGLINRRAALRTAYTQFVFLVGGADHDQMERMRSYLSALCRGWNVRQVQEIVAETLHDLIDPIIYDEAASLIEEHHTAGRDVVIVSTSGAEVVEPIGELLGADRVVATRMVVGDDGCFTGEVEYYAYGPTKAQAVRDLAESEGYDLTRCYAYSDSATDIPMLEAVGHPFAVNPDRTLRKEAATRGWPVLDFHRPVRLKQRLPTFSVPPRPALMAAAAVGAAAAAGFVWYTSRRRTSAGAS
- the ssd gene encoding septum site-determining protein Ssd: MTGDSAFEPPFAASTARGGPLIVTEDPDLLDDLLRLCAAAGTRPEVHHGVPRERGRWEAAPLVLVGDDATARVSGAARRRGVLLVGRDQDDPEVWRRAVGIGAEHVLLLPDAEEWLVDRIADLAEGTGAPALTVGVMGGSGGVGASTLSCALAITAAAAGRRSLLVDADPLGGGLDVLLGGEGAEGLRWPAFARSRGRVGGTALEESLPELHGLRLLSWDRGDSVHLPPQAVRAVLAAARRRGGVVVVDLPRRIDESATEALAQLDLLLLTVQGELRAVAAARRVASLLSMVVRDVRAVVAPSPAGVRPGLEAATVADLLDMPLAGELPHEPGLLAAQTEGAPPGSVRRGPLAGFCEAFWERLPEAATPGAPAGQGGSPRMSGPGGRSDSFERGTAP
- a CDS encoding TadA family conjugal transfer-associated ATPase; translation: MSTVVADGLLDGVRQWLAERGAEPTPARVAQALREQGRVLGDSEVLRAAGRLRSELVGAGPLEPLLADPDVTDVLVAGPDRVWVERGGGLELTSVRFTDATAVRRLAQRLAAVAGRRLDDARPWVDARLPDGTRLHAVLPPVAVESTCLSPRVVRPRAFTLAELIEAGTVPPGGDTVLRALIDARLSFLVSGGTGSGKTTLLSALLGLAGPGERIVLAEDSAELRPEHPHVVRLETRPANQEGAGLVTLRDLVRQTLRMRPDRLVVGEVRGAEVVHLLAALNTGHAGCGTVHANTASDVPARLEALGTAAGLDRAALHSQLAAALAVVLHLVRDGAGRRRIAELRVLDRDPSGLVVTVPALRGGGGGFVRERGWERLRGLLTGSAACGRASGAGELERAVL
- a CDS encoding type II secretion system F family protein is translated as MPGTGLSDALVTAAMAGTPHGGPLAALTVTAALLFAGAAAWTWDTGDSRRTRHALLVLEGRSLPAPGLAILTRWYAWLRCHLRREWSCVAVGAVVAVLGASPLPLLLGGAAVVPVRGALRAREEKRLRDIRADAVITLCGVLAGEVRAGGQPGQALLIAARESGGLGDAEPAVLAAARFGGDVPEMLRHASDQPGAEGLLGLAACWRVAVDRGAGLANGLERLEAVLRSDRDQRADLRAQLAGARSTAVLLAFLPVMGLALGTALGAEPLRVLLHTPAGLGCVAVGGLLEATGLWWALAIVGRAEGGGNAEARKRRPSAGQGEVRRRTVGGRERGAYGGHREWGARGALAKAGTER
- a CDS encoding type II secretion system F family protein, which gives rise to MSACIAAGAGPVAAARAVGESLDGPVGVRLAQAAAEVRLGGEPAEAWRRVGALPGAAALARLLERSGESGAPAAEPVARLAAECRAEWARDSTARVRRAAVLVTAPVGLCFLPAFLTVGVVPVLIGLTGDLLQAGIGK
- a CDS encoding DUF4244 domain-containing protein, with protein sequence MTSEYAMALLAAVGFAAVLYKIVTGGAVRAALESLVGRALGG
- a CDS encoding TadE family type IV pilus minor pilin, with protein sequence MTAEAAVVLPALALFVMALLWALMAAAAQIQCVDAARAGARSAARQDPAEVVTETARGAAPRAAEVTVRRADGLVRVAVRAHAPGPGPLALELRSEAVAQVEETVGAGTGGGGYRGSGTGAGSGTGTGPGPGPGNGTGPGAENGTGGDVEAEPGVVIGPGVGGRSGTGAGLGAGMKPGAVDGRPVGTDGLTSREPRVSRAARSRMSEGRSGSAKGRSGASGGRQGPVEVRSGAPGCRHGVAEGRSCAWGGRHGAVEGRRGGPDGRRGATDSRWSLSEGRRGTDASAFGTEAAK